A genome region from Triticum aestivum cultivar Chinese Spring chromosome 2B, IWGSC CS RefSeq v2.1, whole genome shotgun sequence includes the following:
- the LOC123042217 gene encoding cysteine proteinase inhibitor 8 has translation MRTTNFLLIIVVVTVYAIGVPATGCGDSMGTQLWNTTGANGWEPIKNINDKHIQELGDWAVLEFSKHVNCLLKFNKVVSGRQQLMSGMNYELIIDVTHFEGKDRKYKAELHEQELTKKRQLLSFMMVN, from the coding sequence ATGAGGACAACCAATTTCCTACTCATCATTGTTGTTGTGACCGTGTATGCCATCGGTGTACCAGCCACGGGCTGTGGTGATTCGATGGGAACCCAATTGTGGAACACGACAGGAGCTAATGGATGGGAACCAATCAAGAACATAAATGACAAACACATCCAGGAGCTTGGCGATTGGGCGGTGTTGGAATTCAGCAAGCATGTGAACTGCCTGCTCAAGTTCAACAAGGTGGTGAGTGGCAGACAACAACTCATGTCTGGCATGAACTACGAGCTCATCATTGATGTGACACACTTTGAGGGGAAAGATAGAAAATACAAGGCAGAGTTGCACGAGCAGGAGTTGACCAAGAAACGCCAACTTCTCTCCTTCATGATGGTGAACTAA